GTCGGCGAGCGTCCGGAGCACCTCGACGGTGCCCTGCAGGTCGCGCAGGCCGGGGCGACGGTCGTGGAAGAGGTCGCCGGCGTGGACCACCGCGTCGACGTCGTCGTCGACGGCGTCCTCGGCGACCCGGCGAAACGCCTCGAGGAAGTCCCGTCGTCGCTCGGGCGCGTTGTACTGCCGGTATCCGATGTGGGTGTCGCCCGTGTGTATCACCCGCGTCATTACCCCGTCGTTGGCGAGCGGGGCCTAAATGGATTCCGTGACCGAAGTGAAAGTATTCGCAACCGTCCCGTCGCTTCCGAACGGAAGGGACTCGTCCTGAAGCTTATACGAACGGCGGAAAAAGAAGTACACATGGCCGAGTTAACGTTCCGTGGGCTGGACGTCGGCCTCGTCGAACCGGAGGACGATCTGGTGGCGAGAATCGCCGAGACGGCGGCCGACGAGTATCCGCTCCGAGACGGGGACGTCGTCGTTATCACGTCGAAAGTCGTCTCGATGGCCGAAGACCGCCTCGTCGCGGCCGACGACGTGACGGTCACAGACCGGGACGAGCGCGTCGGCGACGTGACCGGCCTCGACCCGCGGGAGGTGGCGGTCATCTACGAGGAAAGCGACGTACTCGGGGCGATTCCGGTGGCCGACATCGGAAAGGAGTTGATCCTCGAACACGCTGCCGACCGCGAGGCGGCCATGGACGCGATCGAGAGAATGCCGTCCGCACTGGTGACCGATCGCGACGGGCGACTCTGTACGAACGCGGGCGTCGACTGGTCGAACTCCCCCGAGGGGATGATGACGCTTCTCCCCGAGAATCCCGACGGGAGCGCGAGACGAATCCGCGAGGGGCTGGAAGAGCGGACG
The Salinilacihabitans rarus DNA segment above includes these coding regions:
- a CDS encoding coenzyme F420-0:L-glutamate ligase, which encodes MAELTFRGLDVGLVEPEDDLVARIAETAADEYPLRDGDVVVITSKVVSMAEDRLVAADDVTVTDRDERVGDVTGLDPREVAVIYEESDVLGAIPVADIGKELILEHAADREAAMDAIERMPSALVTDRDGRLCTNAGVDWSNSPEGMMTLLPENPDGSARRIREGLEERTGADLAVVLADSEITGAGTMDLAVGCSGIEAIDSNFGRTDVYGEPKIGGIDLIADELTAGSALLLGQADERTPVVVVRGLDYEDGEGVPNSGGLIRRGLRKTIQLTTRLKAREWF